From Methanomassiliicoccales archaeon:
GGTGGCAGAGGTTGATTTTGTCGCTAGAGCTCCAAGAGGTCAGGAAGTAGAGGAGCTTACCCAGAAACAGATCATGAAATGCCTGAGAAACAAGATACCAGCAGAGCAGTATATTGAAATGTACGGTCTCGGCGGTGAAACCGCACAGATAAATTCAGTTCATCACTCGGCAATAAAGTCTGAAAAAATTGAAAGACTTGACAGAGGCGAAAAATTTGAAGTTATTCAAGAGCACGAAGCTATTGATGAGAGGTCAGTCCAGGGAAAGAAAAAACTATCACCGGCACAGCAGAGGTACAAAGAGATCCTCTCAGAGTTGTCATCAACGCTCAACGCGAGACTCCTCGATAGCAATGGAAACGTCATTAAAGAAGTTCCAAGTAAAGACCTCGTTAATGTACTTAAGGAAGACACTAAGGATGTGGCAGCGATTGTCTTTGATGGAGTTATTACGCAAAGAATTCTAGACCTGGCGGCAGAAAAGAAGATTCAGACTGTAATAGGTACAAAAATGGCAAATGTGACGAAACAGCCAATATCTGTTGATGTATGGACAAAGGACGATCTGAGCTGATGAAAACAGAAAAGATTGATATGAGATGCGAGCCAGATTTAGGCTCGATCGAAACAACTGCTGATATACTTATTCCAAATGACCCTTTGATGAGAGTTATTGGGCAGGAAGATGCGGTGAAAATTTCAAGGGTTGCAGCTAAACAACGAAGACACCTTCTTCTGGTGGGTCCTCCTGGAACCGGTAAGTCTATGATAGCACAAGCTCTTGCACTTCACCTTCCCAGACCTACGGAGGAGATCAGAGTTGTTCACAACCCTGAGAATCCCGAAAGACCTCTTATAGAAGTGAAAAAGGCTGAAGAAGTGAGACGGGAAATGGAATCAAAAGAATCTGCTGAAGGAGAGCTCATCAGCCCAAAGGATGCGCCTATCAATGTCGCAGAAAAACTTGGTTATCGATGCAAGAACTGTGGTACTTATTCGTCGCCTCGTGACCGCTATTGTCCTCATTGTCAAAGGCTAAAACTAGGAGATGGTGTCAGCGGCAATCCGTTTGGAGATCTTATCGGAGGAATCTTTGAAGTAACTATAGGAGCAGCTGGTATATCTGGATTTCCAGGAATGAATGATCGAGTAACAACGACAAGAAAGCGTTTCGGTAAGGAAGAAGTTATCGTATTTGAGCGCTGTGGAGAGATGATAAGAGTCCTCGACCAAGAGGCGTTGGAAAGAAGAAGAGAATTCGAGAAAGTAAGCCCACGCAAAGTTCTTATTGCACTGGAACGAAATCCATTTGTGCTAGCTACGGGAGCAAGTGAAACGGAGCTTCTTGGAGATGTGAGACACGATCCATATGGCAGTCACCCATCACTTGGCACACCTCCTTACGAGAGGGTCATTCCTGGCTCCATTCATGAAGCGCATGAAGGAGTACTATTTATTGATGAACTGCCTCATTTAGGACAGCTCCAGAGATACATTCTCACGGCAATGCAGGAAAAAAGATTTCCAATATCTGGTCGAAATCCTCAAAGTGCAGGAGCAAGCGTAAAGGTAGACAACGTGCCTTGTGATTTTATCTTTGTCGGCGCATGCAATATTCAGGATCTTGACCAGATTCTCTCGCCACTTCGTTCAAGGATCGCTGGGAACGGCTATGAAGTCTTAATGGAAACGACAATGGATGACAATGAAAGTAATAGAGCGCTGATCGCACAATTCATCGCCCAGGAAATTTCAATGGACGGTCGCATTCCGCATGCATCTCGTTCTGGGATTAAGGCGATTATTCACGAAGCCCGCAGGCGTGCAAAGATCATAGATGGTAAGGCGAATGCGCTTACCTTGCGGCTCAGAGAACTCGGAGGGCTGATTCGATCAGCTGGCGATCTTGCGGTTATCAATGGCGATACTCTTATAGAAGAAAGGCATATTAAAGCTGCATTAAAATATTGCCGTCCAGTTGAAGAGCAGATAAAAGATAAATACGGTACGTTTCAGAAAGGTCTATCTGCGGATATAACAACGTCTCAAAAAGAACGTTCACCGTATTATTTCTGGAACGAGCATTACGATCAGGACCAGATGTTTTTCTAGAGAAACAGTTGCATCTTATAAGCGCTTTCTCCATCAGAATAATATCCTGATATTTCCCCCGAGATTTCAAATCCGAGCTTTTTATATAGATTGATCGCGACGAGGTTGCTTTTTCTAACTTCAAGGGAAATACACCGAATTCCGCTGACTGCACATACTGAACGGAATTCATTTAAAAGCATTGTACCAAGACCTTTTCTCCTGAGATCTCTTCTCACCACCAACATGAGTATCCGCGCTTCTATTTTTGTGATATTGAGGCCAAGAATAAAACCCAAAACCTTCCCGGATTCTTCGGCGATTATAAAACCGTCGGGCCAGTAAGAATGTATATTTAGGAATAAGTCAGGTGAATAGCGTTCTCTCAATTCGGTGCAAGCAAGATCGTACACTTCTCTGAGATCTGTAATGGAGAAGCGTCTCAGTTTCAACAACTGAATCATATCATCTATTCCGCTTAATTTTTTTGCAGATTGCAAGAAGACTACCACAAGAAAATACTGCCACAATGATCTTAAGGATCCAGTCTGCGAAAATATGATTTTCTGGTATTGTTGCATTCACTAGGATCGTGACGTTAGCGCTATTTCCATATGCATCGATGACAGTAAGTAGAATAAGATGTCTTCCCGGCTCGAAGGCAACAGGCCACTTTGCGCCCTGCCATTCGATGCTGCCATCCATATTGAGGTCCCAAAGATATTTGTCAATCCAAGAATTATCATGGGAATTCGATGCATCCATTATTAAGTAGACACCTGCAGTGATGTTCAAGTATGCTCCATTGGTCACTATCACTGGGGGATACGGATCGATGTTCCAGTCTTCCCAAAAGATTTTTGCAAAAAAATCAGCAACTTCTTTTGATTCGATAATAGCGCCAACCTCTCTGTTGTCGAAAAAGGAGTTGTTTACCCAGTTCATGCTCGATACCACAACATAATCATCCACGACCATTCCTTTATTGTGAAGCACCGTGAATCCGTGGTATGGCGATAGCGCCCTAGCCTCAAAATCGCAATAGGACGAATTTGCGAACTCATTGAGTTTTTCGATGATCAACGCGTGATTTCCTGGGATAACGTAATTAAACCAGGATGCGTCAAGAAGGATCCTTACATGCACTCCCCGTAATGCCGCATCTTTCAAGGCATAGATGATCTCACTATTTTGTAACCATGATAATTCGCAAGAAAATTGTTCGACAAGAATTCTCGATCTTGCATTTTTGATCAGGTTTATTAACAATGGTATAGTAAAGTCTGGAGAGATCAGAGGTTGAATCTCTCCTCTAAATACTTGGATCTTTTCAAGTTTGCTTATGTCATCAATAGATCTAAAGCCTTCATCGACTGTTTTTGGATGATCATCTAATTCATCAATCTCTTTACCAAGGAACTCCGATGCGTCTAGGATATCGAGACTTGAAAGTCGAAAATCTTCCTCAAAAACGGTGGAGAAATAGGCTGCAATGGATCGATTCTCAATGACAACTCCCCATCCTCTGTTCTTATCAAGCCCTTCAGTTACCCAATTGTCCGACATGATTAAGACTCTTCTGCTATCGAGAACTGCATACTTGCAGTGAAGAAATCTATAGCGTTTGTAGCCATCAACAGAAAATAGAAGGTGGATTTCTGCACCGGCTTTTGAAAGATAAGAGATATAATTTCGTGCTTCACTCGACAAGCCTCCGACAGGCTGTCCTTCGAGTAAGATCGACACATTGACCCCTCTCTCAAGGCAATTTCGTAACTCACTGATTATTAGGGGGTCATCCATCATATAGAGAGCTATTTTGACAGATTCCACTGAAAATTGTAACTCTCTGATGATGCGTATTCTTGCATGTTCAGGCGATGTAAAGGGCTCGATGTTCGCATCGCATTGAAAGGGAATGAAAGACGATCTTCCAGGAGAACTGCATTTCCAGTCTCTTGAAGTATTTGTATCCTGCAACCCATTATTTCGCACCAGGACCTCCCGTTTACCGCATGTATTTACCGGTTCGCCTGCCCAACCTTGATCTTGGTAATGAGAATCTCCATAAATGATAGCATCGATGATATTTCCATAAGCATCAAGGAGCAAAACCTCGTCTCCAGTATCGGCCAATTGAAATCGTCCAGAAGCCTTTAACACTTCCTTACCTATTTCCATAATCTTTTTTGATGGATATACTGATTCAATTAGAGTCTTATTCTGCGTTACAATAATTTCCTCGCCCTCTTTGAGAACTGTATTGGTTATGAAGATCAATTTTCCTTCGTTATCCGTTATTGACCAGTTTTGGATCGAAAGATTGTCGCAAAAAATCTTTATGACGACATACTCACAAAGAAACGAAGGTGCAATTTCTATCAATAGAGAAGGAAGCTCAAAGGGATTTTTCATGTGAGAGCCAGTCGCATTTTGGGTGTTGATGGTTAAGAATGTTTGATCTAATTCCGATGTTGAAATTTCATGAGCATTACCAAGAGGAACAATCAGTATTTGCTCTGCAGGAGATGATGAGAGGCCAAAAACCATAAGGGGGAGGAGGACAGAGGTGATAGCACTCTTCAGGCCTCTCATCATAAGAGAAAAACATCTCTCATGTATAAACGAAAAATCTCTACAATTAGTATATGCTTCCGCTCGGTGAGAACAATTCTATCCTAATTATATAAAAAATTTGTCGCTATGAAACGATAGCGTGAAAACGAGAATGAATTTGATGAAAGGTTGAATAGGTCTTTGTTAGTCGCTGATGGTTTCTAGATGTACTTTAACAAATCCTCCAGAGTCCTCCTGATGTCTTTCGATTTTATGATTCCAGATGCAAGGAGTACTCCATCTGCTCCTAACTCAATTGCCCTTTTAACGTCCTTCCCAGTTTTCACGCCCGCCCCACAAAACACTGGAATTTGTTCATCCACTTTTCTCACCGATTCGACAGCTTTCGTTACGACGTCTGGTTTTGCAGTTGTGACAGAGACATTGCCGCCTATGAGCTGTGGTGGCTCTACGGCAATAAAATCTGGCCTGAAAAAAGCAATTGCACCAGCCGTTTCGGCAGAATCAGCGCAAGCGACGCTCTGCAGGCTTATCTCGTTACATATTGAAATTGCCTTCGCAAGGTCTGATAAAATCATTCTTCTTTCTGAATGGTTGAGTAATGTCCCCGCTCCGCCTGCTGCCTTAATAGACGACGGAGTAATTCTACCAGTCTGGGCACCGGCATCCAATGGATCGGCGTGCTGAGATAATACGGGTATATTAACTCGGTCGGCAATCATCGAGAGCTCTACTATTGGCGGGCAAACGCTGATGCAAACCCCGGTATTCTTTGAGACATCTTCGCAAATTTCCGCTATAAAAAGTGCGTTCTTTCCCTCGGCTTCTGAATATGATTTGAAGTTCACTATGACTGCAGGCGTCGAAATTTTAATCGACATCTATCATCCTGTCCTTCAGTTTCTTCAGAACAGAAGGTCTTGTAGTGTATTCCATTTCTTCTGGCGAAAGTATACCCGGCATAAACGGGCCGTGACCTCTCATGTAAATGCTTGCTTTTATGGCACGCCTTCTTGCCTCATCCCATACACTCCCAGCAAAGTAATCCACTGGTATATGTGCACCTGGTGGCGAACCCGGGTCTTCAAGTCCCTGAAATCTCCCGTTGTTTATTTGGAATCCAAGGCAAACTATACGAGGGGGTCCATCAAAAAAGGATGGATCCGAATCGTCAACAGAACATGGATACCATGCACCGTGATGAGAGCCTCTCATCCATCCGGCAACGAGCTGAGGGAACATGAAGGGCTGTAGAACTTCCCCAACGGCTGGCAAACCGCTCTGACAGCGTACTATCATGACAGGATCGTCTTTCCCGATGTATTTGCCAGCAGCGAAATTGAGTTTCTCAGTACTAACTACTGCTGCAATACCTATTTCTTCCAATTTGCTGAATACGCGCTTGATGGCGTATCTTGTGGTATCGCCAAGTAGGCTGAGAATGTCATAGCTTTCCTCTGGAGCACTCATCACGATCTTTTTTGATTCACAAACATCAACAATCTCAAAGCGAAATCCCATGTGCGCTCTTGGATCTATTACTAGCCCCGTCGTTGAAAATGGATCCATAAATATTCTTGTCAACGGAAGAGAAAAAGCTGACGGTTCTGTCTTATCTGCCATGAAAAAAAGAATAGGCTCAGAAACTCTCTCGATGAATTCCATTTCTGCAGCGCCTGGTCCAGCCCCCCTCACATTGCCACTAAAAGCGTCTTTCAATATATCTTGCCCAGCTGCGTAGAGTTTCATATTCTTCGCAACCTTTGAGGCTGCTTGAAAGGCATCCCATGCGAGGCCGTGAACTTCTCGATTGTTCTCACCCTTTCGATGACTCATGAATAAGTTGATATCGTCCCCAACCCTGGTAACAAAAAAATCCTCTATTACCCCGCTTTCAACTCCAGTTTTTAGTATCTCATGGCATTTTTCCATCATCTTCGGGTGGGGGCGTGAATGGCCGGCAACTGATCCTACATCGGCTTTGATAACAGAAATAGTCACTTTGTCTGTCATTTTTGATCCCAATCCTCTGAACCAGAATCGCAGATACCTCTAATAAAATATTTGCATGATGCAAGATTTTATTTGCAATCACGTCAAAAAGAAAAGGGAAATAGAAAACCAAGCTGTGCCAAAAAATGTTGAGCGAAGCGATTCAGTCTTCTAATACAATTATCGCATTCACAGGGCATGCTTCTGCTGCCCTCTTTGCGCATTCTTTAAGATCTTCAGGAATGACGCCTTGTCCAGGCTCTCCTGATCGATATTTCTCTTGGACATCAGATTGACCATCATCTCCTTCAACAAAGACCTCAGGACATTCTTCGTTATAGCAGAGTCCGCAACCAGTACACTCTTCTCTATCAATATCAACTTTCGGACACATGAGTGCCTTATTTGATCGCAATTGTAATATTATTTTCGGTCATCTCTTCGATGCTTGGTGTTTTGAACGGCGCCTTGATTCATCATCCGAAACTAGACGTTAACCAAGTCGCCCACGATCTCCATGATTTATATATCTCTCGCGTGCTTTTCCCGAAGGAATTACCATGGTTGCAACAAATTCTGAGAGGAATTCAAAGACGATTACGACGGAAGACTTTGGAAAGGAAGTGATCGTAAAAGGCTGGGTTCAAGAGATCAGAAATCTTGGTGGTATCTCTTTTGTCATCTTGAGGGATAGATACGGTCTCATTCAAATTACCATTCATAAGAAGAGTACCCCTCTATATCTATACGAAGCTCTCACAACAGTTCCTCGGGAATCAGTAATCCTTGTATCTGGAATAGTAAAAGAAAGCAAACAGGCAAAAAAGGGATACGAAATTATTCCGAAAAACTGCAAAATTCTCAGTGAAGCAAGAACTCCATTACCTCTTGGTGTGGTCGATAAGGTCAATGTTGAAGTGGAAACACGATTTAACAATAGGCATCTTGATTTAAGAAAACCAGAAATACGAGCCATTTTTGAAATTAAATCTATTGTGTTACGGAAAATAGACGAGTTCTTAAAAAGTAGAGATTTTGTTGAAGTATTCACTCCAAAAATAGTGGCCTCTGGCGCTGAAGGTGGTGCTACATTATTCCCAGTCCAGTACTTCGAAAAAAAAGCATATCTTGCTCAGAGTCCGCAACTCTATAAACAAATGTTGATGGCAACAGGGCTTGATCGTGTGTATGAGATTGCACCAGCCTTTCGCGCAGAACCTTCTGATACTATAAGGCACGTCTCTGAATTCGTGAGTTTTGATGGGGAAATGGCATTCATCGAATCGCAACGAGACGTTCTCGACATGATTGAGGGTTGCCTGCAGCACGTAATCTCTGGTGTAATCGAATCATGCGGGAATTTGCTGGATTTGATCGGTTGCGCTGTCACATTACCAAGATCGCCTTATCCAGTAGTGACGTATTCACAAGCCGTCGATATGCTCTCATCTGAGGGAATGAATGTCGAGGAGGGTGAGGATCTTGGTACTGAAGGCGAGAAGTTACTCGGCGAAATTATGATGGCCAAAGGCTACGAAATGTACTGGATAATCGAGTATCCTGAGAAGTCAAAACCATTTTACATCATGGAAAAAGAAGGTACGGTTTTCTCTCATTCATTTGATCTTGATTACAAAGGACAAGAAATTGCATCCGGAGGACAGCGAGAGCACAGATATCCAAAGCTCATCGAGCGCATGGAGAAGAAAGGACTTAACATATCTTCTTTTGACTTCTACTTAAGTGCATTTGCCTATGGAATGCCTCCTCACGGTGGCTGGGGGTTGGGCCTTGAGCGATTCGTGCAAAAAATGCTGAACTTATCAAATATAAGAGAGGCGATCTTATTCCCACGAGACCGGAATCGTTTATCTCCATGATAGAACAGCTTAGATATCTGATTCTCCAATTGCCCAATGTAAAAGGCTTTCTCCGAGTAGGTAGGGTTCAAGGGGTCTGATTGGATTACCGCAATCATAGGTGGTTTGACTTGCTTCACGCCAATATGTTGCATAGATTTCTTTTAAGAATCAAATATAAATTGGCAGCGATCAAACCCGAGAAGAGAGCAGTAACAATTATTTTGATAGGTGTCATATATCTTGGCGGAATTATCGCCGTCGACCAGCTTTTTCTAAGGTCGCATCTATCAGAAATCATCGGACCCCCGCCCGATGTGCCATACTATCGCGAGAGGACCCAACTTGTCCTGGATGGCGGATGGTTATATCGTGATCTTTGGTGCGAATCCCCGCCATTGATCGTCTATTTGATGATTCCCCCCCAGTTATTTGGAGGAGATGACTGGGTCTACGAAGTATATTTTTCGCTGTTTCAGATTATCACAGCGCTTTCATTTTATTTTGGTTTGCGGAAGTGGGATGATTTCAAGGCCTTCTGCACAGCTTTGCTTTTTTACGCGGTACCGTATGAAACTGTCGAAGCGACATTCGGTATACAAGATGAGCCTGTAATCGTTTTTTTCTTCGTCATTTCATTGCTTTTCGCTCTTAATGGTCGTCTCAAGCTTGCTACAGCTTTGATGGTAATTGGCATCTGGACGAAAGTGTTTACGGCATTACTATATCCAGGTCTCTTTTTGAAGGCGAAGAATTGGAGGGAGAGGTTTATTCAGTTGACAATAATTATCGGAATCTCTATCAGTATTTCCCTTCCTTTTTTGATTGTTGCACCAGAACAATTCATCAATTTTCCGAGGTATTATTCATTAGAAGGAGGTGCTGGTCCTGCTGGAGGACATAGTATATGGGCATTTCTAGTCTTGGCAGGACTTTCCATTTCACGGACTATTCTTCTCACAATATTCTCTGTCGCAATGATATGTGCATTTCTGTATGCGATCAAGAAGAATCTTGGTTTTCTGAAGACGACACTACTTTTTTCCTTTTTTTTCCTGATTTTCTATCCCCGCGCTTTAACCGGATATTACGTTTTTCCTATTGCAATACTGCTTATTTGGGCAGTTGATAACAGATATATTGCTCTTCGTTGTTTTATTGCATACATCCCACTTTTTGCTGCACTAGCTTTCACAAAAAATAATGTTTTGGGAACAGCTCTATTTGATTTCCAATACAATTGGATCATCGGGCTTACACTCGTTTTGATGGGATTAATGGTGCTGGGCGATGCGATTAGAAGAGCACTGAAGCTCGACCCCTTTCCCGAGAAAAATAATAACGACATTCTTCAATAGGGTTAATCACGCAGAATTTATTATACGTCGGTGTGTGATGAATAATGGCTGGTCGGCAGAAAGGAAATGAAATCGAAGATCAGTGCTATATTCCAGGTCCAGCCGAAGATGCTGATCACTATATTCAACATGGTGAAGACGAGGACTGCATTGAGTTCTTTGTATGTGGAGATCCAAAACCACAAGGAAGTACTCGCTCATATTACTTGAAGAAAATCGACAAAGTTGTTACAATTCACGGCAACAAGGACACTCGAAGGTGGCAATTGAGGATTGCATCAGAGGCTCAGCATGCAAATGAGAGGAGAAATTTTTCATTTTATTCACCCGATCCGAACCTAGGTTATGAGGTCGAAGCAGAATTCATATTTCAACGGCCAAAAAGTCTTCCAAAAAAGATCAGTCTGAATACAAGAAGACCTGATGTCGACAAACTGGTGAGAACTGTTCTTGATGGACTTGCAAAGGTCTTGATTCCTGATGACTCTCAGGTCGTTGCGATCAGGACGCTGAAACGCTACGCAGTTGAGAATGAATCTCCAGGAGTTCGAATTACTGTCAGGAGACTCAGACATCAGTAGGACGGAGCCCTGAGATCTGCACTCATAGGGTTCATCACTTCCCACAAGGAATCAGCTGACCCTCTTCTCTTCATCTAGAATTTTTACCGTAGGCTCCGTCCTATTATTTCGAAAGTCTTTTCATATTTAGAAGTATTGTTTTTTCTGTTATAGCTAAGAGGATTTAGACTCTTTTTGTATAACTCTTCAATCAAGTAATCGCTTTTCCCCTTCAATTGCTTTAATAGGTGCGATATCCTGTGTCACTTCCAGGCACCCGAGATACTCATTATTTTTGTCTCTCACTGCAATGTATTGAATGTAAACATATTTCTGCCCCATTCTAATCCAGAATTTTGCCGAATCTCGAGACCCATTTCGGAAATCATTTAGAATCCTTTCAACAATGGAAACGCTCTTTTCTGGATGGCATTTCTGTACCTTGCGACCGATTATGGCTTTTGTTCTTGGAAAGATTCTATCAGGAGCTTGATTGAAATAGCGCACTGTGTCGTGATCATCAACGAATGTTATGTCGATGGGCAGACTGTTCATGATCCCTTCGAGCTGTTTAATCGAGAGTGTGCCCGTTTCTAGCAGAATGTCAGTACCTCTGATCTCCGTCGTCGAAATTTTGCGTCCCCCTTCACCAATTGCATGTGAGGGGGTGAATGAGCAATATCCGAGTTCATCCATAGATTCCTTGATACGAACCCATTCTTCCGAATCGATTAATTTGAAAGCAGTTGGAAACAGGATATTTTCTTCCTTATAAAAATGGGAGTTTATTAAACCAGAAAGAGATTTTAGCATCGATTTCAACTCATCGATGTCCTGAGGCTCGGTGATTTCCTGCGAAACGAGATTCGATATCCTCTTAATCAAATCCCTCTGCTGGTCGTGTTCAGACCACATTACAGATGGAGGCTTGGTTACACCATGTTTCTCGATAACTGGGAACAGCGCGTTTTCTTCTCTTATTTTGTGTTTGTTATACTCCTTGAGATCCCCAATCAGCTTCCGCAAACGATTCATCGTGTCCTTTGAGTCTTTCAAGTTTTCAAGTGATGGGATTATTCTAGAAATCTCGTCGACCAAATCCCTGACGTATTTGTGCTCCTCAATGAGGATGAAGATGGGATGACCTGGTCCAACGATGGTCTTTTCTGGTGACATTTCTGCTGAAACAGCTAAATGCACATCGCATAGTTTTTCGATGTCTTCAAGGGGAATTCCTTCTTTAACCAGCGAGTCTTCGATAACGGAGATATCTCCTCTATCTACCTTGGCCAGTGCTTCCTTAAATTTCTCCTTAACCTCATTTGGAGTCTTTCCTCTTTTCAACTCCTCTATTATTTCTTTTATTATTCTTTTTGCCGCCTCATCTTTATCGCTCATGTTGCATCCTTCCTTTTCACAATCCCCTTTTCGCAATCCTTATTTTAAAATAACATGCAAGTCAATCACTACAATGTGTTTGGTGTGCAGTTACGCGATGAATTAAACAGATGCATTTAAGGTTTAGCAATTATTTCAACATTTTGCGATAAAATGACTAGTTTCTTCTTTTTAGGTAGCACGGTATGAGAGCCTTCAAACATGCGAATCCGCCGTGATATAAAAGAGATTATTACCCTCCGATCGCATATTTGCGCTTTGATATGCCATCGGCAATTATATTGATCAATACGGAAGTCGGTAAGGAAGGAGAGGTGATGACTGCATTATCGAATATTCAAGGTGTTTCTGAAGTCTATTTGGTATACGGTGTTTACGATATCGTCTCGAAGATAGAATCAGACAGGATGGAAGATCTCGAGGCCATAATTAGTAATCAAATAAGGAAAATCACGGGAATTCGATCGACACTGACTCTTATAATAAGCAGAAAAGGAAAGGGCAATCATGGATGAGATGGTATCTGCTAGCAATTTCAGCTCTTTGAAAATCAAGGAATTTGCATGAAAGGTGATTTCCTGACTGATTTCAAAGATGATGTGACAAAAATTCTCACACTTCTTGAAATATCGATGCCTGAGGAACTGAGACCAAAATTAAGTGGTCTGGCTAATCGCCTAAATGAGTTGAGAGATCGCAATATGCTAAAAGTAAATCATTCAATACTGGAATTGGTTGTTGCGAAATATTTGCTTCTCGGAGGATATGAAGTCGAATTGGAGCGCGAAATCGGTGAGAACCTTGCCTGCGATGTTTGGGCTTCGAAAGGATTAGGCACACTGATTGTTGAAGTAGAAACAGGATACGTACCGCCATCGCATGCTTTGGATCCTGGCAATTATGTAAGGGCGAGAGTTGCTAGCAAAATCGCGCGATACAGTAGTTACTGCAATAAATTTTCTCTGGGAACACCACCACATTACATCCTGCCGATTCCTGAATGCTTCATAAAACCTCCTCGATTCAGAACATCTGAGGAGATAGAGGAAATTAAGCGGTACTGTGATATGTATTATTCCAACCCTCCTGTAACAATGGATGAAATCTTAAATTCAAGGATCCACAGTGTTTTCATCATTGATGTGGATGGAGCATCAGTTAAGGAAACGGATCCCGTCGATTACGTTAATAAGTCCAAGCAATGGTATATGTAAACTGTTTCTTGATTATCTGGGTGTTTTCATATCTAATCTATTTTAAAATGTGCCCGATCAGCAAAACTAGATTTTTGGCGATAACCTCTCATTGTCTTTTGTCGAAAAATAATTCACTGAAATAAGACGAGTGGTTAAATGAGTAAGAATCTAAAATCCTGTCTGAAAGTGTTTTATACTCGGCATAGATTGTAGCAGACAGCTATGGCTCCACCAATAGACTCTTCCGTCCTTTTTTTGTTGACAGTGATTCTCATAAGTCTCTCAGGAGTTATAGTCCCAGGACCCGTATTTGCTGTGACAATTGCAAAGGGACTTAAGGATATGAATGCAGGTCTTAAAATTGCGGGAGGGCATGCATCAATTGAGATCCCCCTGATAATCTCAATATATTTTGGGTTGGGAGAGCTCTTAAGAGACGATGTATTATTCGCCGTCATTGGTTTGCTGGGTGCATTAATACTCGCATATATGGCAAGAGGTCTACTTTTTGCACAGGATAATGTTA
This genomic window contains:
- a CDS encoding ATP-binding protein is translated as MDKGRSELMKTEKIDMRCEPDLGSIETTADILIPNDPLMRVIGQEDAVKISRVAAKQRRHLLLVGPPGTGKSMIAQALALHLPRPTEEIRVVHNPENPERPLIEVKKAEEVRREMESKESAEGELISPKDAPINVAEKLGYRCKNCGTYSSPRDRYCPHCQRLKLGDGVSGNPFGDLIGGIFEVTIGAAGISGFPGMNDRVTTTRKRFGKEEVIVFERCGEMIRVLDQEALERRREFEKVSPRKVLIALERNPFVLATGASETELLGDVRHDPYGSHPSLGTPPYERVIPGSIHEAHEGVLFIDELPHLGQLQRYILTAMQEKRFPISGRNPQSAGASVKVDNVPCDFIFVGACNIQDLDQILSPLRSRIAGNGYEVLMETTMDDNESNRALIAQFIAQEISMDGRIPHASRSGIKAIIHEARRRAKIIDGKANALTLRLRELGGLIRSAGDLAVINGDTLIEERHIKAALKYCRPVEEQIKDKYGTFQKGLSADITTSQKERSPYYFWNEHYDQDQMFF
- the rimI gene encoding ribosomal protein S18-alanine N-acetyltransferase yields the protein MIQLLKLRRFSITDLREVYDLACTELRERYSPDLFLNIHSYWPDGFIIAEESGKVLGFILGLNITKIEARILMLVVRRDLRRKGLGTMLLNEFRSVCAVSGIRCISLEVRKSNLVAINLYKKLGFEISGEISGYYSDGESAYKMQLFL
- a CDS encoding phospholipase D-like domain-containing protein — its product is MMRGLKSAITSVLLPLMVFGLSSSPAEQILIVPLGNAHEISTSELDQTFLTINTQNATGSHMKNPFELPSLLIEIAPSFLCEYVVIKIFCDNLSIQNWSITDNEGKLIFITNTVLKEGEEIIVTQNKTLIESVYPSKKIMEIGKEVLKASGRFQLADTGDEVLLLDAYGNIIDAIIYGDSHYQDQGWAGEPVNTCGKREVLVRNNGLQDTNTSRDWKCSSPGRSSFIPFQCDANIEPFTSPEHARIRIIRELQFSVESVKIALYMMDDPLIISELRNCLERGVNVSILLEGQPVGGLSSEARNYISYLSKAGAEIHLLFSVDGYKRYRFLHCKYAVLDSRRVLIMSDNWVTEGLDKNRGWGVVIENRSIAAYFSTVFEEDFRLSSLDILDASEFLGKEIDELDDHPKTVDEGFRSIDDISKLEKIQVFRGEIQPLISPDFTIPLLINLIKNARSRILVEQFSCELSWLQNSEIIYALKDAALRGVHVRILLDASWFNYVIPGNHALIIEKLNEFANSSYCDFEARALSPYHGFTVLHNKGMVVDDYVVVSSMNWVNNSFFDNREVGAIIESKEVADFFAKIFWEDWNIDPYPPVIVTNGAYLNITAGVYLIMDASNSHDNSWIDKYLWDLNMDGSIEWQGAKWPVAFEPGRHLILLTVIDAYGNSANVTILVNATIPENHIFADWILKIIVAVFSCGSLLAICKKIKRNR
- the tpiA gene encoding triose-phosphate isomerase; the encoded protein is MSIKISTPAVIVNFKSYSEAEGKNALFIAEICEDVSKNTGVCISVCPPIVELSMIADRVNIPVLSQHADPLDAGAQTGRITPSSIKAAGGAGTLLNHSERRMILSDLAKAISICNEISLQSVACADSAETAGAIAFFRPDFIAVEPPQLIGGNVSVTTAKPDVVTKAVESVRKVDEQIPVFCGAGVKTGKDVKRAIELGADGVLLASGIIKSKDIRRTLEDLLKYI
- a CDS encoding fructose-1,6-bisphosphatase, whose product is MTDKVTISVIKADVGSVAGHSRPHPKMMEKCHEILKTGVESGVIEDFFVTRVGDDINLFMSHRKGENNREVHGLAWDAFQAASKVAKNMKLYAAGQDILKDAFSGNVRGAGPGAAEMEFIERVSEPILFFMADKTEPSAFSLPLTRIFMDPFSTTGLVIDPRAHMGFRFEIVDVCESKKIVMSAPEESYDILSLLGDTTRYAIKRVFSKLEEIGIAAVVSTEKLNFAAGKYIGKDDPVMIVRCQSGLPAVGEVLQPFMFPQLVAGWMRGSHHGAWYPCSVDDSDPSFFDGPPRIVCLGFQINNGRFQGLEDPGSPPGAHIPVDYFAGSVWDEARRRAIKASIYMRGHGPFMPGILSPEEMEYTTRPSVLKKLKDRMIDVD
- a CDS encoding ferredoxin, which codes for MCPKVDIDREECTGCGLCYNEECPEVFVEGDDGQSDVQEKYRSGEPGQGVIPEDLKECAKRAAEACPVNAIIVLED